The nucleotide window CGCCGGCGCGGAAGCCCCGACCCGGGACGAAAAGATCGTCATCGGTGTCAACGCGGCCGGCAAGATCGACACGATGGTGTGGGACGGGTCCACGTGGGTCGACACGTCTCCTGCTCTTCTCGATCTCGGCACGGTCAGCGACCCCGAGAAGTGGAGCTTCGACGTCGCCTACGAATCCCAGAGCGGCGACGCGGTCTTCACGTACAACAACGGCTTTGGGATGATCGGCTACTCCGTCTGGGACGGGTCTACGTGGTCGTTCCCCGGTGCAGTTCCGCAGGCCCAGGCTGGGGAAGCCCGCCAGATGAAGCTAGCGGCCAACCCGAACTCGGACGAGATGATCCTCATCGTGAGCAACACGTTCCAAGAGGACTACGCGGCCGTCTGGAACGGTTCTTCCTGGGGGAACTCGATCGACCTGCACAATACGGGAAACCCCGTCGGCCACACGGACGTATCCGTCGCCTACGAGCAGCAGAGCGGCCACGCAATGTTGGTCTGGGGCGAGCACAACGATTCGGTGCACTACAGCTTCTGGGACGGAACGAGCTTCAGCGCCGAGCAGACGCTCGATCCTCCGGCGGGGCTCAGCGGCGATGTGGTCTGGACTTCGATCGCCTCCGACCCGACAAGCGACCGCATCGTGCTCGGGGTCGGGACCGAGAGCAAGGAGACCTGGGTTGCCGTATGGGATGGCAGTGCCTGGCAGGCACCGCAGGCGGCCGCGACCAGCTCCCCGCACAGCGACCGCCAGGCCGTCGCGGTTGCCTTCGAATCCGGAAGCGGCCAGGCGATGGCCGTCTACGCGGTGAACCTCGACGAAGTCCGATTCCAGACCTGGAGTTCGGCCGGCGGCTGGTCCGGCGAGCTGGTAGGCCCGGCTCTTCCCAACCACCCGGACTCCCTGACCCTCGACGCCGACCCGAGCTCGGATACCGTCGTGCTCTCGGTGCTCGATCAGACCAAGGGCGTCAGCTTCGTTGCCTGGGACGGCTCGGCCTGGGGCACCCCGAGCCTGCAGGAGGCCGACACGGGGACCAACCGCGGGCAGCCGTTCCTCTTCCTCTGGGATCAGGTATCGGCTCCGAGCCTCTCGGTCTCGGGGGCCGACACGGTGACAGCCGGCGACACCTACACCCTGAACCTCTCGGCGACGGACGTGGACGTCGCGACCCTCAGCTGGACCATCGACTGGGGCGACGGCACCGTCGAGACGATCGCGGGCAACCCGTCCTCGGTGAACCACGCCTACACGAACACCGGCTTCACGAACAACATCCTCGTGTCCGCCTCGGACGTGAACGGAACCTACATCGTAGGCGACCTGCTCAGCACGAGCCTCCAGACCGACAGCGTGATGCGCTTCGACGCCAACACCGGGGAGTTCCTGCAGGAGTTCGGGAAGAACGACGGGAACAACCCCGTCGACGTCCATGTGGGCCCGGATGGTCGGATCTACGTCACGGGCTTCGCGTCCAGCAACATCTACCGCTACGAGGCCGACGGATCCGGGGGAACCGAGTTCGTCACGACGGGCAGTGGTGGCCTGTCCGGCGCTTCGCGGATCGCATTCGGACCGGACGGGAACCTCTACGTGACCAGCATGAACTCCAACGAGGTCCTGCGCTACAGCGGGGTCGACGGCTCGCCTCTTGGTGCGTTCGTGAGCTCCGACCTGGATGAGCCCGACGGCATCACGTTCGGGCATGATGGCGATCTCTACGTGGCGAACCACGGAAATGGCGAGATCCTTCGCTTCGACGGCCAGACCGGGGTTCGCGATGTCTCCTTCCTGGTGACTTCGTCGGCGGGGTATATGGACATCCTGTTCGGGCCGGATGGGCACCTGTGGGTCACGAACCAAACCAGCGACGAGATCCGCCGCTACGACGGCGCCACGGGGAC belongs to bacterium and includes:
- a CDS encoding DUF4347 domain-containing protein, which codes for MSKRRSDRPTHGLGSGRRRSLVERLEPRILLSADLPLLAPPGEPGAAPQELQLDGETAGQTTELHATRHELVFVDAGVEDQAELLADLRAGSGDDTRLDVYVLDGTRDGLTQINEVLAGYDGDLDAVHVVSHGTDAGVQLGATWLTSDSLSERANDVLGWRDAFSKEADLLFYGCDLAGSTEGRSLVDQLAVLTGTDVAASIDATGAEALGGDWDLEYAAGSIETKLAFSQGLQASFASVLNGTAIWAEKGSSVPETNDFDGSSFGTETATVDVGGEWRVIAGAEAPTRDEKIVIGVNAAGKIDTMVWDGSTWVDTSPALLDLGTVSDPEKWSFDVAYESQSGDAVFTYNNGFGMIGYSVWDGSTWSFPGAVPQAQAGEARQMKLAANPNSDEMILIVSNTFQEDYAAVWNGSSWGNSIDLHNTGNPVGHTDVSVAYEQQSGHAMLVWGEHNDSVHYSFWDGTSFSAEQTLDPPAGLSGDVVWTSIASDPTSDRIVLGVGTESKETWVAVWDGSAWQAPQAAATSSPHSDRQAVAVAFESGSGQAMAVYAVNLDEVRFQTWSSAGGWSGELVGPALPNHPDSLTLDADPSSDTVVLSVLDQTKGVSFVAWDGSAWGTPSLQEADTGTNRGQPFLFLWDQVSAPSLSVSGADTVTAGDTYTLNLSATDVDVATLSWTIDWGDGTVETIAGNPSSVNHAYTNTGFTNNILVSASDVNGTYIVGDLLSTSLQTDSVMRFDANTGEFLQEFGKNDGNNPVDVHVGPDGRIYVTGFASSNIYRYEADGSGGTEFVTTGSGGLSGASRIAFGPDGNLYVTSMNSNEVLRYSGVDGSPLGAFVSSDLDEPDGITFGHDGDLYVANHGNGEILRFDGQTGVRDVSFLVTSSAGYMDILFGPDGHLWVTNQTSDEIRRYDGATGTDLGVFSSIGASDFAGIAFGPDGYVYMSDAMTVNDKIVRYPIGDGSSPEDFILKGAEGLDQPVNIVFTPAQQVRVTNAAPTANPDSATVAEGASAVIDLTGNDTDPDNALDLGSIVVTSGPANGTLVDNGDGTLTYTHDGSETVGDAFSYTIDDASGATSNVASVTVTVNPQNDAPTAVNDAASVNEGASVTINLTGNDTDPDNALDLGSIIITSGPANGTLVDNGDGTLTYTHDGSETVGDAFSYTIDDASGATSNVASVTVTVNPQNDAPTAVNDVASINEGASVTINLTGNDTDPDNALDLGSIVVTSAPANGTLVDNGDGTLTY